The Spiroplasma litorale nucleotide sequence TCTTCAAATGAACTTTTATATCATAAAAAAATTGTTAAGCCAATTATTAAAAACCAAGATGTTTTAATTGTTGAAGACATTATTGATACAGGTAAAACTATGAATTCAGTTTATGAATATGTAAACTCTTTAAACCCTAAAAGTTTAAATGTTTTAGTTTTAGCGTCAAAAAAAGATACTCCAACAAAATTTAAATATAAATATGATTCATTATTTACAATTCCGGATAAATATATTGTTGGGTATGGTTTTGGTATTGATGATTTATATAGACAATTAGAAAATATATATACAATAGAGTCAAATGAAGAATAGATATCTTAAATTAAGCAGTTTGGTTTATAACTATAATAACCCAGTAGGACACTCCATTGATGGTGATATAGATTTTTATAAAAAAGAATTAATACCAAAAAGTGGAAACGTTTTAGAATTAGGTTGTGGAAACGGAAGGATTTGTATTTATTTAAATAAATACAATGTAAATATTGAAGGATTAGATAATTCAACTGAAATGCAAAATTTATTTAATATAAATTTATGTAATGAAAGCCAACCTAAATTTATTAATAAAAATGTTTTTGAATACACTTCTGAAAAAAAGTATGATACAGTTATTTCGCCCAATGGTTTTATGAATTTTTTTAACCAAGATGATTGTGTTAAATTATTAAAAAGTATTAACAATTTACTAAATTTTAATGGATATTTT carries:
- a CDS encoding class I SAM-dependent methyltransferase; amino-acid sequence: MKNRYLKLSSLVYNYNNPVGHSIDGDIDFYKKELIPKSGNVLELGCGNGRICIYLNKYNVNIEGLDNSTEMQNLFNINLCNESQPKFINKNVFEYTSEKKYDTVISPNGFMNFFNQDDCVKLLKSINNLLNFNGYFYVDLIFPTKFVEGKVTTSTFNINKEVIKVENFSNKIDFLQQKSTNIIKYYRNNVCEEKQIMELNWYCTYQFINLLELNGFKYLNKYFNFEKKYKKEFNTITIISQKKEGI
- a CDS encoding phosphoribosyltransferase; translated protein: MLNMNKLSLLIKKEEINAEINKYANKLNEKYENKELSIIAILNGSLFLFSDLLKKLKFPIKIDTITVSSYSGVKSSNELLYHKKIVKPIIKNQDVLIVEDIIDTGKTMNSVYEYVNSLNPKSLNVLVLASKKDTPTKFKYKYDSLFTIPDKYIVGYGFGIDDLYRQLENIYTIESNEE